The Leeia aquatica genome has a window encoding:
- the purH gene encoding bifunctional phosphoribosylaminoimidazolecarboxamide formyltransferase/IMP cyclohydrolase, with product MNPCKIERALISVSDKTGVLAFAQALAARGVHILSTGGTAKLLAENGVTVTEVADYTGFPEMLDGRVKTLHPKIHGGILGRRDLDSHVQMMSQHDIGRIDLVCVNLYPFEATIAQPGCSFDDAIENIDIGGPAMVRSAAKNHAHVAIVTNPADYDSLIAELAEHDGALTLSTRQRLARQAFSHTAAYDGAISNYLTALMDDGNLQTFPARLNLQFEKVQDMRYGENPHQQAAFYRDLRPAVGSLAHYRQLQGKELSYNNIADADAAWEAVKQFSEAACVIVKHANPCGVAIADTLLDAYRKAFATDTTSAFGGIIAFNREVDAATVEAVTGQFLEVLIAPAFTAEAQAVIAAKKNVRVLEVPLQEGANRFDLKRVGGGLLVQTPDLLPISAADLKVVTRLQPTPAQVADLLFAWRVAHFVKSNAIVFCGQGQTLGVGAGQMSRVDSTRIAAIKAQHAGLSLQGSVCASDAFFPFRDGVDVIAENGVSAIIQPGGSMRDEEVIAAADEHGIAMVFTGIRHFRH from the coding sequence ATGAATCCCTGCAAGATTGAACGTGCGCTGATCAGCGTCTCCGACAAAACCGGCGTACTGGCGTTTGCCCAGGCGCTGGCGGCCCGTGGCGTACACATCCTCTCCACCGGCGGCACCGCCAAGCTGCTGGCGGAAAACGGCGTGACTGTCACCGAAGTGGCGGACTACACCGGTTTCCCGGAAATGCTGGATGGCCGGGTGAAAACCCTGCACCCGAAGATTCACGGCGGCATCCTGGGGCGGCGAGACCTCGACAGCCATGTACAGATGATGAGCCAGCACGATATCGGCCGCATTGATCTGGTCTGCGTGAACCTCTACCCGTTCGAGGCCACCATCGCCCAGCCGGGCTGCAGCTTTGACGACGCCATCGAAAACATCGACATCGGCGGTCCGGCCATGGTGCGCTCCGCCGCCAAGAACCACGCCCATGTGGCGATTGTGACCAACCCGGCAGATTACGACAGCCTGATCGCCGAGCTGGCCGAGCACGACGGTGCGCTGACCCTGTCAACCCGCCAGCGGCTGGCGCGGCAGGCCTTCAGCCACACCGCGGCTTACGATGGCGCCATCAGCAACTACCTGACCGCGCTGATGGACGACGGCAATCTGCAGACTTTCCCTGCCCGACTCAACCTGCAGTTCGAAAAAGTGCAGGATATGCGCTATGGCGAAAACCCGCACCAGCAGGCGGCGTTCTACCGCGACCTGCGCCCGGCAGTCGGCAGCCTGGCCCACTACCGCCAGCTGCAAGGCAAGGAGCTCAGCTACAACAATATTGCTGACGCTGATGCCGCCTGGGAAGCCGTCAAGCAATTCAGCGAGGCCGCCTGTGTGATCGTCAAGCACGCCAACCCCTGCGGCGTGGCGATTGCCGATACCCTGCTTGACGCCTACCGCAAGGCCTTTGCCACCGACACCACCAGCGCCTTCGGCGGCATCATCGCCTTCAACCGCGAAGTGGACGCCGCCACCGTGGAAGCCGTGACCGGCCAGTTCCTCGAAGTGCTGATTGCGCCCGCCTTCACCGCAGAAGCACAAGCGGTGATTGCGGCCAAAAAGAATGTGCGCGTGCTGGAAGTACCGCTGCAGGAAGGCGCCAACCGCTTTGACCTGAAGCGGGTGGGCGGTGGCCTGCTGGTGCAAACGCCGGACCTGCTGCCGATCAGCGCAGCCGACCTGAAAGTGGTCACCCGCCTGCAGCCGACCCCGGCACAGGTGGCCGACCTGCTGTTTGCCTGGCGCGTGGCGCACTTTGTGAAATCCAATGCCATTGTGTTCTGTGGCCAGGGCCAGACGCTGGGCGTCGGTGCCGGGCAGATGAGCCGGGTGGACTCCACCCGCATCGCCGCCATCAAGGCGCAGCATGCAGGTTTGTCACTGCAGGGCTCGGTGTGCGCCTCGGATGCCTTCTTCCCGTTCCGCGACGGCGTGGATGTGATCGCCGAAAATGGGGTCTCTGCCATCATTCAGCCCGGCGGTTCGATGCGGGATGAAGAGGTGATTGCCGCCGCCGACGAGCATGGCATTGCCATGGTGTTCACCGGCATTCGCCACTTCCGTCACTAA
- the rlmD gene encoding 23S rRNA (uracil(1939)-C(5))-methyltransferase RlmD, protein MPIAQIESLDHEGHGVAHVDGKTIFIDGALPGEVVEYSSYRKKPNFESAQAVRILQHSSQRVTPRCPHFGVCGGCSMQHLEPAAQVAAKQRVLEDNLWHIGKVKAERILPAIYGPTWGYRHRARLSARLVVKKGGMLIGFHEKRSSFIADMQSCEVLPRFVSDLLLPLRTLIASLSIAQRMPQIELAVGDDVTALVLRNMDPLTPADELQLQAFIQQHSTPAQPLQFWLQPKGPDTAYPLYPLDAPRLCYRLPEFGIEMPYKPTEFTQVNPHINQVLVKRAIDLLDPQPGEQIADMFCGLGNFTLPIARRGAQVLGMEGSRQLCQRALENASHNGLSHLTRFTEANLFEIDEAGFAALGDFDRMLIDPPRDGAIELVKSLGTALARRPDALKRIVYVSCSPSTLARDAGVLVNVHGYRLMAAGVVNMFPHTAHVESIAWFERP, encoded by the coding sequence ATGCCGATTGCCCAGATTGAATCGCTCGACCATGAAGGCCATGGTGTCGCCCATGTCGATGGCAAAACCATTTTCATTGACGGCGCCCTGCCGGGTGAGGTGGTGGAGTACAGCAGTTATCGCAAGAAGCCAAACTTTGAGAGCGCACAAGCCGTCCGCATCCTGCAGCACAGCAGCCAGCGGGTGACACCCCGTTGCCCGCACTTTGGCGTCTGTGGCGGCTGTTCGATGCAGCATCTGGAGCCAGCGGCCCAGGTGGCGGCCAAGCAGCGTGTGCTGGAGGATAACCTCTGGCACATCGGCAAGGTGAAAGCCGAGCGCATCCTGCCCGCCATCTACGGCCCGACCTGGGGTTACCGCCATCGTGCCCGCCTGTCGGCCCGACTGGTGGTGAAGAAAGGCGGCATGCTAATTGGATTCCATGAGAAACGCTCCAGCTTCATTGCCGACATGCAGTCCTGTGAGGTGCTGCCGCGCTTTGTCTCCGACCTGTTGCTGCCGCTGCGTACACTGATCGCTTCGCTCTCCATCGCCCAGCGCATGCCGCAGATCGAGCTGGCGGTGGGAGACGATGTCACCGCACTGGTACTGCGCAATATGGACCCGCTGACCCCGGCGGATGAGCTGCAGCTGCAAGCCTTCATCCAGCAGCACAGCACACCGGCCCAACCGCTGCAGTTCTGGCTGCAACCGAAAGGCCCGGATACCGCCTACCCGCTGTATCCGCTGGATGCCCCGCGCCTGTGCTACCGCCTGCCGGAATTCGGTATCGAGATGCCCTACAAGCCGACCGAGTTCACCCAGGTCAACCCGCACATCAACCAGGTGCTGGTGAAACGTGCCATTGACCTGCTGGACCCACAGCCGGGCGAACAGATTGCCGACATGTTCTGCGGGCTGGGCAACTTCACGCTGCCCATCGCACGCCGGGGTGCGCAGGTGCTGGGGATGGAAGGTAGCCGCCAGCTGTGCCAGCGTGCGCTGGAAAACGCCAGTCATAATGGCCTCAGCCACTTGACCCGCTTTACCGAAGCCAACCTGTTCGAGATCGACGAAGCCGGTTTTGCCGCGCTGGGCGATTTCGACCGCATGCTGATCGACCCGCCGCGCGATGGCGCAATTGAGCTGGTCAAATCACTCGGCACTGCACTGGCACGTCGACCGGATGCGCTCAAGCGTATTGTTTACGTGTCCTGCAGCCCTTCCACCCTGGCGCGGGATGCCGGAGTGCTGGTGAATGTACATGGCTACCGGCTGATGGCAGCGGGCGTGGTCAATATGTTCCCGCATACCGCACACGTCGAAAGCATCGCTTGGTTCGAGCGCCCTTGA
- the dusB gene encoding tRNA dihydrouridine synthase DusB has product MQIGPYTLPNRLIVAPMAGVTDRPFRMLCKRLGAGLAVSEMVTSIPGLWKTDKTVRRGNHEGEPGPIAVQIAGGEPGMMAEAARYNVSRGAQIIDINMGCPAKKVCNVAAGSALLKDEALVGSILRAVVDAVDVPVTLKFRTGWCPDSRNALTIARMAEDAGIAALALHGRTRSDAYRGAAEYDTIRQVKQAVRIPVSANGDIDSPQKAREVLQHTGADAVMIGRAAQGRPWLFREIQHFLDHGRLLPGPDLAEMQDIVRGHLTDLYDFYGEYSGCRIARKHIGWYVRDLPGAEPFRQAMNQLDSTAAQFATVDGYFDHLMREFGDRVPLAVAA; this is encoded by the coding sequence ATGCAGATCGGACCGTACACCCTGCCGAATCGCCTGATTGTCGCCCCCATGGCGGGGGTGACGGACCGGCCTTTCCGCATGCTGTGCAAGCGGCTGGGTGCCGGGCTGGCGGTGTCCGAAATGGTCACCTCGATTCCGGGCTTGTGGAAAACCGACAAGACGGTGCGCCGGGGCAACCATGAGGGTGAGCCGGGTCCCATCGCGGTGCAGATCGCAGGCGGCGAGCCCGGCATGATGGCCGAGGCGGCCCGCTACAATGTCAGCCGTGGCGCGCAGATCATTGACATTAATATGGGCTGCCCGGCCAAGAAGGTGTGCAATGTGGCGGCGGGCTCGGCCTTACTGAAGGATGAGGCGCTGGTCGGGTCCATCCTGCGTGCGGTGGTGGATGCCGTCGATGTGCCGGTGACGCTGAAATTCCGCACCGGCTGGTGCCCGGACAGCCGCAATGCGCTGACCATTGCCCGCATGGCGGAAGACGCCGGGATTGCGGCACTGGCGCTACATGGGCGCACCCGGTCTGACGCCTACCGTGGCGCGGCCGAATACGACACCATCCGGCAGGTCAAGCAAGCGGTGCGGATTCCGGTGAGCGCCAATGGTGACATTGATTCACCGCAAAAGGCGCGGGAGGTGCTGCAACACACCGGGGCTGACGCCGTGATGATCGGCCGGGCTGCGCAGGGACGGCCGTGGCTGTTTCGTGAAATCCAGCATTTCCTGGACCATGGCCGCCTGCTGCCGGGGCCAGACCTGGCCGAGATGCAGGACATTGTGCGTGGCCACCTGACCGATTTGTATGACTTTTACGGTGAATACAGCGGCTGCCGCATCGCCCGCAAGCACATTGGCTGGTATGTGCGAGACTTGCCCGGGGCAGAGCCGTTCCGGCAAGCGATGAACCAGCTGGACAGTACCGCCGCACAATTTGCTACCGTTGACGGTTATTTCGACCATTTGATGCGCGAGTTTGGCGACCGTGTGCCGCTCGCGGTTGCAGCCTGA
- a CDS encoding Fis family transcriptional regulator, which yields MKVENPQYDPIAACVAQALQQYFADLDGETPAGVYDMVLKSVERPLLQAVLDKAGGNQSRAADWLGLNRNTLRKKMKEHGLL from the coding sequence ATGAAAGTGGAGAACCCGCAGTACGACCCGATTGCCGCATGCGTGGCACAGGCACTGCAGCAGTACTTTGCTGATCTGGACGGCGAAACGCCCGCCGGGGTGTACGACATGGTGTTGAAGAGTGTCGAGCGCCCCTTGCTGCAGGCCGTGCTGGACAAGGCCGGTGGCAACCAGAGCCGGGCCGCAGACTGGCTGGGCCTGAACCGCAACACCCTGCGCAAGAAAATGAAAGAGCATGGGCTGCTGTAA
- the panB gene encoding 3-methyl-2-oxobutanoate hydroxymethyltransferase: MQVTVTTLQSMAQQGQKIAMLTCYDATFAHVEDEAGVDVVLVGDSLGMVIQGHGSTLPVTLEDAEYHTRCVASKLQRAMLVTDLPFGSYQVSPQQAFASAARLMAAGAHMVKLEGGSHMVDTVRFLTERGIPVCAHLGLTPQFVNVFGGYKVQGRNEEAAERVKREALELQAAGAGLLVLEAIPAQLAAEVTAAMQTCPTIGIGAGVDCHGQVLVLQDMLDIFPGKKARFVKNFMQGQPSIQAAVARYVDEVKARQFPAAEHSY; this comes from the coding sequence ATGCAAGTCACCGTGACCACTTTGCAGTCCATGGCGCAGCAAGGGCAAAAGATCGCCATGCTGACCTGTTATGACGCTACCTTTGCCCATGTCGAAGATGAAGCCGGGGTGGATGTGGTGCTAGTCGGGGATTCCCTCGGCATGGTAATCCAGGGGCATGGCTCCACCTTGCCGGTGACGCTGGAGGATGCGGAGTACCACACCCGCTGTGTGGCCAGCAAGCTGCAGCGTGCCATGCTGGTGACCGATCTGCCGTTTGGCAGCTATCAGGTCAGCCCGCAGCAGGCGTTTGCCAGTGCGGCGCGACTGATGGCCGCCGGTGCCCATATGGTCAAGCTGGAGGGCGGCAGCCATATGGTGGACACCGTGCGCTTCCTGACTGAGCGCGGTATCCCGGTGTGCGCGCATCTGGGGCTGACCCCGCAGTTCGTCAACGTATTTGGTGGCTACAAGGTGCAAGGCCGCAATGAAGAGGCGGCCGAGCGGGTCAAGCGGGAAGCGCTGGAGCTGCAGGCCGCCGGTGCCGGGCTGTTGGTGCTGGAGGCCATCCCGGCTCAGCTGGCTGCTGAAGTGACGGCGGCCATGCAGACCTGCCCGACCATCGGTATTGGCGCTGGGGTGGATTGCCACGGCCAGGTATTGGTGCTGCAGGACATGCTGGACATCTTCCCTGGCAAGAAGGCCCGCTTCGTCAAAAACTTCATGCAAGGGCAACCCAGCATCCAGGCAGCAGTGGCACGCTATGTGGATGAAGTGAAAGCCCGCCAGTTTCCGGCGGCAGAACACAGTTACTGA
- the pcnB gene encoding polynucleotide adenylyltransferase PcnB has protein sequence MIRKLIRRVLRLPLRPQGGAEAVPFKKHGIAREHLSGPALKVTDKLQAAGYTALVVGGAVRDLLLGKSPKDFDIATNATPEQVQQVFGRRARIIGRRFRIVHVPFGQEIIEVTTFRGDADEVHTDEETGRILRDNVWGDQEQDARRRDFTANALYYDPAKQVIYDYHHGIRDLQRKQLVMIGDPERRYREDPVRMLRAVRLAAKLGLNIEKDTAAPFANLITLLDDVPQARLFDELTKVLVSGAAEACLVELHRTGVYRAVLPQLDRLMRDAEDRAFLLAAMRATDLRIAQNKPVNPAFQLAALLWPEVRQQALELEADGQSVLQANLGAIEEVLDRARGMVPARLASTMREIWSLQPRFESRSGRRPFRQLEHPRFRAAYDFLLLRAENGEVETELAEWWTRFQDADAHTQTEMLQPERSGTAKKRRRRRRKPAGEGTSSTGSAED, from the coding sequence ATGATTCGCAAACTGATTCGTCGCGTCCTGCGACTGCCGCTGCGCCCGCAAGGTGGGGCGGAGGCGGTGCCGTTCAAGAAGCATGGTATTGCCCGCGAGCACCTGAGTGGCCCGGCCCTGAAAGTCACCGACAAACTGCAGGCTGCGGGGTATACCGCACTGGTGGTGGGCGGTGCGGTGCGCGACCTGCTGCTGGGCAAGTCGCCCAAGGACTTTGATATTGCCACCAATGCGACGCCGGAACAGGTGCAGCAGGTGTTTGGTCGTCGCGCCCGCATCATTGGCCGCCGCTTTCGCATTGTGCATGTGCCGTTCGGGCAGGAAATCATTGAAGTCACCACTTTCCGTGGCGATGCGGATGAGGTGCACACCGACGAAGAAACCGGCCGTATTCTGCGCGACAATGTGTGGGGCGATCAGGAGCAGGATGCCCGGCGGCGCGACTTTACCGCCAACGCGCTCTACTATGACCCGGCCAAGCAGGTGATCTACGACTATCACCACGGCATTCGGGATTTGCAGCGCAAGCAGCTGGTGATGATCGGCGACCCCGAGCGGCGTTACCGCGAAGACCCGGTGCGCATGCTGCGCGCGGTCCGGCTGGCGGCCAAGCTGGGTTTGAACATCGAAAAAGACACCGCTGCGCCGTTCGCCAACCTGATCACGCTGCTGGACGACGTGCCACAGGCACGCCTGTTTGATGAGCTGACCAAGGTGCTGGTGTCTGGCGCAGCAGAAGCGTGCCTGGTGGAATTGCACCGTACCGGCGTCTATCGGGCCGTACTGCCGCAACTCGATCGCCTGATGCGGGATGCGGAGGATCGCGCCTTCCTGCTGGCGGCCATGCGCGCCACCGACCTGCGCATTGCGCAGAACAAGCCGGTGAATCCGGCGTTCCAGCTGGCCGCCTTGCTGTGGCCGGAAGTGCGCCAGCAAGCACTGGAACTGGAGGCCGATGGCCAAAGCGTGCTGCAGGCCAATCTGGGCGCAATTGAGGAGGTGCTGGATCGCGCCCGTGGCATGGTGCCGGCCCGCCTGGCCAGCACCATGCGGGAAATCTGGTCCTTGCAGCCCCGCTTCGAATCCCGCAGTGGTCGCCGTCCCTTCCGTCAACTGGAGCACCCGCGCTTCCGCGCCGCCTACGATTTTCTGCTGTTGCGTGCCGAGAACGGCGAGGTGGAGACAGAGCTGGCCGAGTGGTGGACCCGCTTTCAGGATGCCGATGCACATACCCAGACCGAGATGCTGCAACCGGAACGCAGCGGTACCGCCAAGAAGCGTCGCCGTCGTCGTCGCAAGCCCGCAGGTGAGGGTACGTCGTCCACCGGATCAGCGGAGGACTGA
- a CDS encoding HAD hydrolase-like protein: MAHLLFDLDGTLTDPFEGITRSVQYAMQQLGFSAPPQTGLGWVIGPPLRKSFPQLLGRDDLTEAAIAAYRERYNQTGLFENQVYAGIPQALDQLTTLGHTLYVVTAKPQQPAERILQHFGLAARFRAISGAALDASLDDKAVQIERLTTRLQLPLQDCLMIGDRDNDLLAARRAGVHALAVCWGYGSDAELHAAQPDGFCRQPDQLPDCITTLLAARLPA; this comes from the coding sequence TTGGCCCACTTGCTGTTTGACCTGGACGGTACGCTGACGGACCCGTTTGAAGGCATCACCCGCTCCGTGCAGTACGCCATGCAGCAACTGGGCTTCAGCGCACCGCCGCAAACGGGGTTGGGCTGGGTAATCGGCCCGCCCTTGCGCAAGAGCTTCCCGCAATTGCTGGGGCGGGACGACCTCACCGAGGCGGCCATCGCCGCCTATCGTGAGCGCTATAACCAGACGGGGCTATTCGAGAATCAGGTCTACGCAGGCATCCCGCAGGCGCTGGATCAGCTAACCACGCTGGGACACACCTTGTATGTGGTCACCGCCAAACCGCAGCAGCCCGCAGAGCGCATCCTGCAGCATTTTGGCCTGGCCGCGCGTTTTCGCGCCATTTCTGGTGCGGCGCTGGATGCCAGCCTGGACGACAAGGCGGTGCAGATCGAACGCCTGACCACCCGGCTACAGCTCCCGCTGCAGGATTGCCTGATGATTGGCGACCGCGACAACGACCTGCTGGCCGCCCGCCGTGCCGGGGTGCACGCGCTGGCAGTGTGCTGGGGCTATGGCAGCGATGCCGAGCTGCACGCCGCCCAGCCGGATGGATTTTGCCGACAGCCGGACCAGCTGCCGGACTGTATTACAACCCTGCTGGCAGCACGTTTGCCAGCCTGA
- a CDS encoding deoxynucleoside kinase, translating to MSRQYRYIVVEGPSGVGKTALARRLAEHYQSRLLLDAPEDNPFLPRFYADPQRYALPTQLAFLFQRLRQLEETAQPDLFDSGLVADFLLEKDALFAELLLSNDEYSLYLDLYQKLTSNLPQPDLVICLQASPNWLVEHVRRHNYPHLPQVGDGLLRRLAQRYSSFFYRYQDAPLLMVNVEHLQLEQDADFALLLRRINEMRGQREFFNKGD from the coding sequence ATGTCGCGGCAATACCGGTATATCGTGGTGGAAGGCCCGAGCGGGGTCGGTAAAACGGCACTGGCTCGCCGGCTTGCTGAACATTACCAGTCCCGGCTGCTGCTGGATGCCCCGGAAGACAATCCGTTCCTGCCGCGTTTCTATGCCGACCCGCAACGCTATGCCCTGCCCACCCAGCTGGCCTTTCTGTTTCAGCGCCTGCGCCAGCTGGAGGAAACGGCGCAGCCCGACCTGTTTGACAGCGGCCTGGTGGCGGACTTCCTGCTGGAGAAAGACGCGCTGTTTGCCGAGCTGCTGCTGTCCAATGATGAATACAGCCTGTACCTCGACCTGTACCAGAAGCTGACCAGCAATCTGCCACAGCCCGATCTGGTGATCTGCCTGCAAGCCTCGCCCAACTGGCTGGTCGAGCATGTGCGCCGTCATAATTACCCGCATCTGCCCCAAGTCGGGGATGGCTTGTTGCGGCGCTTGGCTCAGCGCTACAGCAGTTTTTTCTACCGTTATCAGGATGCCCCGCTGCTGATGGTGAATGTCGAGCATTTACAGCTTGAACAGGACGCAGATTTTGCGCTATTGTTGCGACGCATCAACGAGATGCGTGGCCAGCGCGAGTTTTTCAACAAGGGCGACTAG
- the purB gene encoding adenylosuccinate lyase: protein MDLTHLTALSPLDGRYRKHVEALAPLFSEFGLMHRRVQVEVAWLKALAAHPGIAEVPAFSADTVAALDALVAGFSLAQAERVKAIESVTNHDVKAIEYFLKEHFNDNAEVRAASEFIHFACTSEDINNLSHALMLQAGRQQVLLPMLDKLLARLTELATQLAAQPMLSRTHGQTASPTTLGKELANVVYRLQRQRAQLLDVPLLGKLNGAVGNYNAHLSAYPEVDWESLSRQVIESFGLTFNPYTIQIEPHDYMAELYDALVRINTILIDLDRDVWGYISLGYFKQKVVAGEVGSSTMPHKVNPIDFENSEGNLGVANALLTHMAQKLPVSRWQRDLTDSTVLRNMGTAFGYTQLGWVSLLRGLNKLEVNPAALAEDLDQSWEVLAEPIQTVMRRYGIANPYEQLKALTRGQAGINRDTLAAFIQGLAIPAAEKTRLLAMTPASYIGKATELALRIGQE from the coding sequence ATGGACTTGACCCATCTGACCGCGCTCTCCCCGCTGGACGGGCGCTACCGCAAACACGTAGAAGCGCTGGCGCCGCTGTTCTCCGAATTCGGCCTGATGCACCGTCGGGTGCAGGTGGAGGTGGCCTGGCTGAAAGCGCTGGCAGCACACCCGGGCATCGCCGAGGTGCCGGCATTTTCGGCAGACACGGTGGCGGCACTGGACGCACTGGTGGCGGGGTTTTCGCTGGCGCAGGCAGAGCGGGTCAAAGCGATTGAGTCGGTGACCAACCATGACGTCAAGGCCATTGAGTATTTCCTGAAAGAGCATTTCAACGACAACGCGGAAGTGCGCGCCGCCAGTGAGTTCATCCACTTCGCCTGCACCAGTGAAGACATCAACAACCTGTCGCACGCGCTGATGCTGCAAGCCGGTCGCCAACAGGTACTGCTGCCGATGCTGGACAAGCTGTTGGCGCGTCTGACCGAGCTGGCGACGCAACTGGCCGCGCAGCCGATGCTGTCGCGCACCCACGGCCAGACCGCCAGCCCGACCACGCTGGGCAAGGAGCTGGCCAATGTGGTGTACCGTTTGCAGCGCCAGCGGGCGCAACTGCTGGACGTGCCGCTGCTGGGCAAACTCAATGGCGCGGTGGGCAACTACAATGCCCACCTGTCGGCCTACCCTGAGGTGGACTGGGAGTCGCTGTCGCGGCAGGTGATCGAGTCGTTTGGCCTCACCTTCAACCCCTACACCATCCAGATCGAGCCGCACGATTACATGGCCGAGCTGTATGACGCACTGGTGCGCATCAACACCATCCTGATCGACCTGGATCGCGATGTGTGGGGCTATATTTCGCTGGGCTACTTCAAGCAGAAGGTGGTGGCGGGCGAGGTGGGCAGCTCCACCATGCCGCACAAGGTCAACCCGATTGATTTTGAAAACTCGGAAGGCAATCTGGGGGTGGCCAATGCGCTGCTGACGCATATGGCACAAAAGTTGCCGGTATCGCGCTGGCAACGGGATCTGACCGATTCCACCGTATTGCGCAATATGGGCACTGCCTTCGGCTACACCCAGTTGGGCTGGGTGTCCTTGCTGCGCGGCCTCAACAAGCTGGAAGTGAACCCGGCTGCGCTGGCGGAGGATCTGGACCAGAGCTGGGAAGTGCTGGCCGAGCCGATCCAGACCGTGATGCGCCGCTATGGCATTGCCAACCCCTACGAACAGCTGAAGGCGCTCACACGTGGTCAAGCGGGTATCAACCGTGACACACTGGCGGCCTTCATCCAGGGGCTGGCGATTCCGGCAGCGGAAAAAACCCGCCTGCTGGCGATGACTCCGGCCAGCTACATCGGTAAAGCCACCGAGCTGGCGCTTCGTATCGGGCAGGAGTAA
- the panC gene encoding pantoate--beta-alanine ligase, translating to MQVLERIAEVRAFRKQVGRLAFVPTMGNLHDGHLSLLRASRPHCDAVLTSIFVNRLQFGPNEDFDRYPRTREDDLALLEAAGCEAVFYPTEATLYPQPQVVAVDPPGELTSILCGAFRPGHFKGVTTVVAKLFNIVQPDVAAFGLKDYQQYFLIRQMVEQLEIPVQLLAVDTGRAEDGLALSSRNRYLNPGERAEAPRLYRLLQQVATTVGRGEDASQACQQAMAELEQSGWQPQYLEVRDADSLLPVAETSRHKVVLAAAYLGKTRLIDNLMF from the coding sequence ATGCAGGTACTGGAGCGCATTGCGGAGGTCCGCGCTTTTCGCAAGCAGGTGGGGCGACTGGCCTTTGTGCCGACCATGGGCAATCTGCACGACGGCCATTTGTCGTTGCTGCGGGCCAGCCGCCCACACTGCGATGCCGTGTTGACCAGCATCTTCGTCAACCGCCTGCAATTTGGACCCAATGAGGACTTTGACCGCTACCCGCGCACGCGGGAGGACGATCTGGCCTTGCTGGAAGCGGCGGGCTGCGAAGCGGTGTTCTACCCGACTGAAGCCACCCTGTATCCGCAACCACAGGTGGTGGCAGTCGACCCGCCCGGCGAGCTGACCAGCATCCTGTGTGGGGCTTTTCGTCCTGGTCATTTCAAGGGCGTGACAACGGTTGTGGCCAAGCTGTTCAATATCGTCCAGCCGGACGTGGCAGCGTTTGGCCTCAAGGATTATCAGCAGTATTTCCTGATTCGCCAGATGGTTGAGCAGCTGGAAATCCCGGTGCAGTTGCTGGCGGTGGATACCGGTCGGGCTGAGGATGGTCTGGCGCTCAGCTCGCGCAACCGCTACCTGAACCCGGGCGAGCGGGCAGAAGCGCCGCGCTTGTACCGTTTGTTGCAGCAAGTGGCAACCACTGTGGGGCGTGGTGAGGACGCCAGCCAAGCATGCCAGCAGGCGATGGCAGAATTAGAGCAGTCCGGCTGGCAGCCACAGTATCTGGAAGTACGTGATGCGGACAGCCTGCTGCCGGTAGCGGAAACCAGCCGCCACAAGGTGGTGCTGGCCGCCGCCTATCTGGGCAAGACCCGCCTGATCGACAATCTGATGTTCTGA
- the folK gene encoding 2-amino-4-hydroxy-6-hydroxymethyldihydropteridine diphosphokinase: MAVAYIGMGGNLGDPVTLMQTAARQLAAHPAVTLVELSPFYRSAPVGYVDQPDFINAVARLDVMLLPHEVLDLLQQLEREAGRERLFQNAPRTLDLDLLLYDELCLQDERLTVPHPRMHQRAFVLRPLLDLAPALHLPGLGAAQAALQQCADQVVLPWSPEHEVDRKG; the protein is encoded by the coding sequence ATGGCGGTTGCCTATATCGGCATGGGGGGCAATCTGGGCGATCCGGTGACCCTGATGCAGACCGCGGCCCGGCAACTGGCGGCCCACCCGGCCGTCACTCTGGTTGAGCTGTCGCCCTTTTATCGCAGCGCCCCGGTGGGCTATGTGGACCAGCCCGATTTCATCAATGCAGTGGCCCGGCTGGACGTGATGCTGCTGCCGCATGAGGTGCTGGATCTGCTGCAGCAGCTGGAGCGAGAGGCCGGGCGCGAGCGCTTGTTCCAGAATGCGCCCCGCACGCTGGATCTGGACCTGTTGCTGTATGATGAGCTGTGTCTGCAGGATGAGCGGCTGACCGTACCGCATCCCCGCATGCACCAGCGTGCTTTTGTGCTGCGACCGTTGCTGGATCTGGCGCCGGCCTTGCACCTTCCGGGTTTGGGTGCGGCGCAGGCGGCGTTACAACAGTGTGCAGATCAGGTGGTCCTGCCGTGGTCACCGGAACATGAGGTAGATCGCAAGGGCTGA